The proteins below are encoded in one region of Triticum aestivum cultivar Chinese Spring chromosome 1B, IWGSC CS RefSeq v2.1, whole genome shotgun sequence:
- the LOC123137418 gene encoding uncharacterized protein At5g19025, with translation MADCRSLIEFLRAFEHRRRASAAAGGSPSPCARPRRAASSSSSSPSSRGKLFTSLCDNPPPTAALDALALLAVLGALAFLAAPYARLLAREAADLVRQYPEEPYSYVAFAAGAGAAVAAVAGLLAWEAAGHHARKCGRPRCRGLRKAVEFDIQLETEECVRGSGRLLPPGGHAKTLLAAAGSAARLVELGEEHRELEAELRKMAPPNGRSVLIFRSPCGCAKGRMEVWGAKKVRRIKK, from the coding sequence ATGGCGGACTGCCGCAGCCTCATCGAGTTCCTCCGCgccttcgagcaccgccgccgcgcctccgcggcggccggcggctccCCCTCGCCGTGTGCCCGCCCCCGCCgcgcagcctcctcctcctcctcatcgccatCGTCGCGGGGAAAGCTATTCACCTCGCTCTGCGACAACCCGCCCCCGACCGCCGCCCTCGACGCGCTCGCCCTCCTGGCCGTGCTCGGCGCGCTGGCCTTCCTGGCCGCGCCCTACGCCAGGCTGCTGGCCCGCGAGGCCGCGGACCTGGTGCGGCAGTACCCGGAGGAGCCTTACTCGTACGTGGCcttcgccgccggcgccggcgccgcggtCGCCGCCGTGGCGGGGCTGCTCGCGTGGGAGGCGGCGGGCCACCACGCGCGCAAGTGCGGCAGGCCCCGCTGCCGCGGCCTGCGCAAGGCCGTCGAGTTCGACATCCAGCTCGAGACGGAGGAGTGCGTGCGCGGGAGCGGCAGGCTGCTGCCGCCCGGCGGCCACGCCAAGACGCTCCTCGCGGCCGCCGGCTCCGCCGCGCGCCTCGTCGAGCTCGGCGAGGAGCACCGGGAGCTCGAGGCGGAGCTCAGGAAGATGGCGCCCCCCAACGGCCGCTCCGTGCTCATCTTCCGCTCCCCCTGCGGCTGCGCCAAGGGCAGGATGGAGGTCTGGGGCGCCAAGAAGGTGCGCCGGATCAAGAAGTAG
- the LOC123137387 gene encoding myb-related protein 1 isoform X1, whose protein sequence is MYHQHQGPSELFTTRTTFPMERHLFLHGGSTQGDSGLVLSTDAKPRLKWTPELHQRFVDAVNQLGGAEKATPKTVMRLMGIPGLTLYHLKSHLQKYRLSKNLQAQVNVGTNKNTIGCAIVADGMPGTSVPAMINTNVIPQPEKTMQIGEALQMQIEVQRQLNEQLEVQRHLQLRIEAQGKYLQAVLEQAQESLGKQNLGPANLEDAKMKISELVSQVSNECFSNAVTEIKESSSMHRLEPRQIQFMESSTNNCLTAAGGFINEHRLHSHGMLKAYDDSSIFCRKHSPDREYQFSLNRSLSERKMGHLHNVNEYHKAEFGSESDMEIQQEYTTPQKNGRGSTTSSASGSKERDADRLYLEEPNCKRQLVEHSGFEHPSSGKKLDLNTQNTDDGDHGYRHFDLNGFSWS, encoded by the exons ATGTATCACCAACATCAGGGCCCTAGTGAGCTCTTCACTACTAGGACGACCTTTCCCATGGAGAGGCATCTGTTTCTGCACGGAGGAAGTACGCAAGGAGATTCCGGGCTAGTTCTCTCAACCGATGCAAAACCAAGGCTGAAATGGACACCCGAGTTACATCAGCGATTTGTAGATGCGGTCAATCAATTGGGCGGAGCAGAAA AAGCTACTCCAAAAACAGTCATGAGGCTTATGGGCATTCCAGGACTCACCTTGTATCATCTGAAAAGCCACCTTCAG AAATACAGGCTCAGTAAGAACCTCCAAGCTCAAGTTAACGTTGGGACAAACAAGAACA CCATAGGATGTGCAATTGTAGCTGATGGCATGCCCGGAACAAGTGTGCCAGCGATGATCAATACAAATGTCATTCCACAGCCAGAGAA AACTATGCAAATTGGTGAAGCCCTACAGATGCAAATCGAGGTGCAGAGACAATTAAACGAACAACTCGAG GTACAACGGCATCTGCAACTACGGATAGAAGCCCAAGGGAAGTATCTGCAGGCAGTTCTAGAGCAGGCACAAGAGAGCCTTGGAAAACAGAATTTGGGTCCTGCAAACCTGGAAGATGCAAAGATGAAAATATCAGAACTAGTCTCACAAGTATCAAACGAATGTTTCAGCAATGCAGTTACAGAGATAAAAGAAAGTTCAAGTATGCACAGACTAGAGCCAAGGCAAATCCAGTTCATGGAAAGTTCAACCAACAACTGTTTGACTGCAGCCGGAGGATTCATTAATGAGCATAGACTACACAGCCATGGAATGCTCAAAGCATATGATGATAGTTCAATATTTTGCAGAAAGCACTCTCCTGACCGTGAGTACCAGTTTTCCCTTAATAGAAGCCTAAGCGAGCGTAAGATGGGTCATTTGCACAATGTGAATGAGTACCACAAAGCAGAGTTTGGAAGTGAAAGTGACATGGAGATTCAACAGGAATATACTACACCTCAAAAGAATGGCAGAGGCAGCACCACCAGTTCAGCCTCAGGAAGCAAAGAAAGAGATGCGGACAGACTATATCTTGAAGAACCAAACTGCAAGAGACAATTGGTTGAACATTCAGGTTTTGAGCATCCAAGTTCTGGGAAGAAACTTGATCTGAACACTCAAAACACTGATGATGGTGATCACGGGTATAGGCATTTTGATTTAAATGGCTTCAGCTGGAGCTGA
- the LOC123137387 gene encoding myb-related protein 1 isoform X2, with translation MRSINWAEQKVSIRLYDSYLLIVQKSAEFLHSYVYHAEATPKTVMRLMGIPGLTLYHLKSHLQKYRLSKNLQAQVNVGTNKNTIGCAIVADGMPGTSVPAMINTNVIPQPEKTMQIGEALQMQIEVQRQLNEQLEVQRHLQLRIEAQGKYLQAVLEQAQESLGKQNLGPANLEDAKMKISELVSQVSNECFSNAVTEIKESSSMHRLEPRQIQFMESSTNNCLTAAGGFINEHRLHSHGMLKAYDDSSIFCRKHSPDREYQFSLNRSLSERKMGHLHNVNEYHKAEFGSESDMEIQQEYTTPQKNGRGSTTSSASGSKERDADRLYLEEPNCKRQLVEHSGFEHPSSGKKLDLNTQNTDDGDHGYRHFDLNGFSWS, from the exons ATGCGGTCAATCAATTGGGCGGAGCAGAAAGTTAGTATACGTCTATACGATTCTTATCTACTCATTGTACAGAAGTCCGCTGAATTCTTACACTCATATGTTTATCACGCAGAAGCTACTCCAAAAACAGTCATGAGGCTTATGGGCATTCCAGGACTCACCTTGTATCATCTGAAAAGCCACCTTCAG AAATACAGGCTCAGTAAGAACCTCCAAGCTCAAGTTAACGTTGGGACAAACAAGAACA CCATAGGATGTGCAATTGTAGCTGATGGCATGCCCGGAACAAGTGTGCCAGCGATGATCAATACAAATGTCATTCCACAGCCAGAGAA AACTATGCAAATTGGTGAAGCCCTACAGATGCAAATCGAGGTGCAGAGACAATTAAACGAACAACTCGAG GTACAACGGCATCTGCAACTACGGATAGAAGCCCAAGGGAAGTATCTGCAGGCAGTTCTAGAGCAGGCACAAGAGAGCCTTGGAAAACAGAATTTGGGTCCTGCAAACCTGGAAGATGCAAAGATGAAAATATCAGAACTAGTCTCACAAGTATCAAACGAATGTTTCAGCAATGCAGTTACAGAGATAAAAGAAAGTTCAAGTATGCACAGACTAGAGCCAAGGCAAATCCAGTTCATGGAAAGTTCAACCAACAACTGTTTGACTGCAGCCGGAGGATTCATTAATGAGCATAGACTACACAGCCATGGAATGCTCAAAGCATATGATGATAGTTCAATATTTTGCAGAAAGCACTCTCCTGACCGTGAGTACCAGTTTTCCCTTAATAGAAGCCTAAGCGAGCGTAAGATGGGTCATTTGCACAATGTGAATGAGTACCACAAAGCAGAGTTTGGAAGTGAAAGTGACATGGAGATTCAACAGGAATATACTACACCTCAAAAGAATGGCAGAGGCAGCACCACCAGTTCAGCCTCAGGAAGCAAAGAAAGAGATGCGGACAGACTATATCTTGAAGAACCAAACTGCAAGAGACAATTGGTTGAACATTCAGGTTTTGAGCATCCAAGTTCTGGGAAGAAACTTGATCTGAACACTCAAAACACTGATGATGGTGATCACGGGTATAGGCATTTTGATTTAAATGGCTTCAGCTGGAGCTGA
- the LOC123137404 gene encoding E3 ubiquitin-protein ligase SIRP1, which yields MAEADITRYWCHECQQAVEEAMVEELKCPLCDGGFVEEMTVEQVEALTEQGATQWDPLDNPFEQAGSPGDSDDEENSDIGREFEGFIRRHRRASALRRVLDSIHDDLRDDRERDNSVLISAFNQALALQGAALDPDEDRGDHGNANNDDGLLDEYVLGAGLSLLLQHLAENDPSRYGTPPTKKEAVEALPTVKIEEVVSCSVCLDDLDIGSQAKQLPCEHKFHSPCILPWLELHSSCPVCRFELPSDETKDLSEPSNVDRIESSHEDARADGPGNNGEDSNTNDREDSNRPWALVPWFNGLFSTPEPQTVRATLTDQQLPPASGTNPNAGHS from the coding sequence ATGGCAGAAGCTGACATCACGCGCTACTGGTGCCATGAATGTCAGCAGGCTGTCGAGGAGGCCATGGTGGAGGAGCTCAAGTGTCCATTGTGTGATGGTGGGTTCGTCGAAGAGATGACCGTTGAGCAGGTTGAGGCATTGACAGAGCAAGGGGCAACTCAGTGGGACCCTCTGGACAACCCTTTTGAGCAGGCAGGATCGCCGGGGGACAGCGATGATGAAGAGAATAGTGATATAGGCCGTGAGTTTGAGGGTTTCATCAGAAGGCATCGACGGGCATCGGCACTGCGCCGTGTGCTTGATAGCATCCATGATGACCTTAGAGATGACAGGGAAAGGGACAACTCCGTTCTGATCAGTGCTTTCAACCAGGCCCTCGCTCTACAAGGTGCAGCGCTTGACCCTGACGAGGACCGAGGTGACCATGGTAACGCAAATAATGATGATGGTTTGCTAGACGAGTATGTCCTCGGGGCAGGGCTTAGTCTGCTTCTTCAACATTTGGCTGAGAATGACCCAAGCCGGTATGGTACTCCTCCAACGAAGAAAGAAGCAGTCGAAGCCCTGCCCACGGTCAAAATCGAAGAGGTCGTCAGCTGTTCAGTCTGTCTTGATGATCTTGATATAGGGTCCCAGGCTAAGCAGCTGCCTTGTGAACATAAGTTCCACTCACCATGTATCCTGCCATGGCTTGAACTCCATAGTTCCTGCCCAGTTTGCCGGTTCGAGCTGCCATCTGATGAGACAAAAGACTTGAGCGAGCCTAGCAACGTTGATCGGATAGAGAGCAGCCATGAGGATGCAAGAGCTGATGGTCCTGGAAACAATGGTGAGGACAGTAACACAAACGACAGGGAGGACAGTAACAGACCTTGGGCCCTTGTTCCTTGGTTTAATGGCCTATTCTCGACACCTGAGCCGCAAACTGTCAGAGCTACTTTGACTGATCAGCAGCTGCCTCCTGCTTCTGGAACCAACCCAAATGCAGGGCATAGTTGA